Proteins found in one Hevea brasiliensis isolate MT/VB/25A 57/8 chromosome 18, ASM3005281v1, whole genome shotgun sequence genomic segment:
- the LOC131175932 gene encoding loganic acid O-methyltransferase-like — MQIYNREVRSFASVDMAAFSNPTSFFFQFHFQVAFYVGVLQTETELKMGVMPTVNYCQRSIMEFTKNVIDETIIEKLEIKPFSSASNSVCVANMGWSVGPNTFYCTQIILDAVEKKFISEGFTPDQMPQFQVFFNSLLFNDFNILFESLPPKRRYFSAGVPGPFHGRLVPDSSLHFVHSSYALNWLSEVPPEVLDKDSPAWNQGRIHYTSAPEAVVEAYAAQFAKYMGMFLDARAKELVEGSMMVLILPSTPDGIPHSDVPTGILFNHLGSCLVDLAKEGLVSEALVDSFNIPMYSVTPKEIRQLVERNGCFSIERMEPTDCRTNPDIPATGYSITMRFRAGLEGVITRHFGAEIINELFERFLERMDDVMPSLLSSNAQGSQITVILKRKCYN, encoded by the exons ATGCAGATATATAACAGAGAAGTGCGTAGCTTTGCATCAGTGGACATGGCAGCTTTCAGTAACCCCACCAGCTTCTTCTTCCAGTTCCACTTTCA AGTTGCATTTTATGTGGGAGTCCTACAGACAGAAACAGAATTGAAGATGGGTGTCATGCCCACCGTCAATTATTGTCAg AGATCAATTATGGAATTTACAAAGAATGTGATTGATGAGACAATCATCGAGAAGCTTGAAATAAAGCCATTTTcatctgcttctaattcagtttgtGTTGCGAATATGGGATGGTCAGTTGGACCTAACACATTCTACTGCACACAAATTATACTTGATGCTGTGGAAAAGAAGTTCATATCAGAAGGCTTCACTCCTGATCAAATGCCCCAATTTCAAGTCTTCTTTAATAGTCTTCTTTTCAAtgatttcaatatccttttcgagTCTCTCCCTCCCAAAAGAAGGTATTTTTCAGCCGGTGTGCCAGGGCCTTTTCATGGCCGGTTGGTCCCTGACTCCTCTCTGCATTTTGTACATTCCTCGTATGCATTAAACTGGCTTTCTGAGGTGCCTCCGGAGGTGCTGGACAAGGACTCTCCAGCATGGAACCAAGGGAGGATTCATTACACTAGTGCCCCAGAAGCCGTAGTCGAAGCTTATGCAGCCCAATTTGCCAAGTACATGGGGATGTTCTTGGATGCCAGAGCAAAAGAGCTTGTGGAGGGAAGTATGATGGTGCTAATCCTGCCATCGACTCCAGATGGGATCCCACATTCTGATGTGCCAACAGGGATATTGTTCAATCATTTAGGGTCCTGCCTTGTGGATTTGGCGAAAGAG GGATTAGTATCTGAAGCTCTTGTGGACTCTTTCAACATTCCAATGTACTCTGTGACTCCCAAGGAGATAAGGCAGCTTGTAGAACGAAATGGGTGTTTTAGCATTGAAAGAATGGAGCCTACGGATTGTAGAACTAACCCTGACATCCCAGCCACTGGATATTCAATCACGATGCGCTTCAGAGCAGGGCTGGAAGGAGTCATCACCAGACACTTTGGTGCTGAGATTATTAATGAACTGTTTGAACGATTTCTCGAGAGAATGGATGATGTGATGCCATCCTTATTATCAAGCAACGCACAAGGATCTCAAATAACTGTTATTCTGAAACGCAAATGCTACAATTGA
- the LOC110653685 gene encoding 3,9-dihydroxypterocarpan 6A-monooxygenase-like, with the protein MATIIVLFAWIIVALLVRTLVKIITNSCPRTRHPPGPPSLPIIGHLHLLSSNLPKSLQILASRYGPIMQILMGGKPVVVVSDAKTAKEILKTHDVDFASKYVLGFGLSKFNIYDGNSFVNCQYGTYWRFMKKLCRTQLFAGPQLDLFIHIREQETLKLLKSLVERSREGEPCDLGMEISNLSNNIICKMTLGKRCAEDPNLPMKIRKSIGAMMEYTAKLSFTQVFGPLKKFDLSGNGKKLISVTWEFDGLMEQLFKEYEDSRINDSGQEENDLISILLETYRDTSAELKITRNQIKTFFLEIFLAGVDTTAATIQWAIAELINNPKILKKLREEIDSEVGSSRLVKESDIQNLPYLEAIVKETLRKHPPGPLLRRECNTDTKINKYEIETGTKILVNAYAIMQDPNIYNEPDKFIPERFLVDHQEMDFYGQDLHFLPFGSGRRACIGISHALIVTNVTIASLIQCFDWKLKDGDKYDIKLTTGYSGAMALPLVCYPITRFDPFKE; encoded by the exons ATGGCAACTATTATTGTTCTCTTCGCCTGGATCATTGTTGCTCTTCTGGTGCGAACCTtagtcaaaataattacaaattcTTGCCCCAGGACTCGCCACCCTCCTGGTCCTCCATCTCTACCCATCATAGGCCACCTTCACTTGCTAAGCTCTAATTTACCAAAATCTCTTCAAATCCTAGCTAGTCGCTATGGCCCAATCATGCAGATCCTAATGGGAGGAAAGCCTGTTGTTGTAGTATCAGACGCAAAAACAGCCAAAGAAATTTTGAAAACCCATGACGTTGATTTTGCTTCTAAGTATGTTCTTGGTTTCGGTctctcaaaattcaacatataTGATGGGAATAGCTTCGTCAACTGCCAATATGGAACGTACTGGAGGTTCATGAAGAAGCTATGCAGGACACAGCTATTTGCAGGGCCACAGCTGGACCTGTTTATCCATATTCGAGAGCAAGAAACGCTAAAGCTTTTAAAATCACTAGTGGAGAGATCTAGAGAAGGAGAACCCTGTGATTTAGGTATGGAAATATCAAACTTGTCAAATAATATTATTTGCAAGATGACACTGGGCAAAAGATGTGCAGAGGACCCTAATTTACCCATGAAGATAAGGAAATCGATTGGAGCCATGATGGAATATACAGCAAAGCTAAGCTTCACTCAAGTCTTTGGGCCTTTGAAGAAATTTGATCTCTCTGGAAATGGGAAAAAGCTTATATCAGTGACTTGGGAGTTCGACGGGCTAATGGAGCAGCTCTTCAAGGAGTATGAAGATAGCAGAATTAATGATTCAGGACAAGAAGAGAATGATTTGATAAGCATATTGTTGGAGACCTACAGAGACACAAGTGCCGAACTGAAAATAACCAGAAATCAGATCAAAACTTTCTTCCTT GAAATATTCTTGGCGGGTGTGGATACTACAGCAGCAACTATACAATGGGCCATTGCAGAGCTAATCAACAATCCAAAGATATTGAAGAAGCTAAGAGAGGAGATAGACTCAGAGGTGGGATCAAGCAGGCTAGTTAAAGAATCAGACATCCAAAATCTTCCATACTTGGAAGCCATCGTCAAAGAAACACTGAGAAAGCATCCTCCAGGACCCTTACTCCGTAGAGAATGTAACACAGACACCAAGATCAATAAATATGAGATAGAAACAGGTACTAAGATCCTCGTCAATGCCTATGCCATCATGCAGGACCCTAACATCTACAATGAACCTGATAAGTTCATACCAGAGAGGTTCTTGGTAGATCATCAAGAAATGGACTTTTATGGTCAGGATCTTCATTTCCTTCCATTTGGTAGCGGAAGGAGAGCTTGCATTGGAATATCACATGCTTTGATTGTGACAAATGTGACGATTGCATCTCTCATACAGTGTTTTGATTGGAAGTTGAAAGATGGAGACAAATATGATATTAAATTAACCACTGGATATTCTGGAGCTATGGCACTCCCTCTTGTGTGTTATCCCATCACACGTTTTGATCCCTTCAAGGAATAA